The genomic DNA AAAGAGATCAGCGGTAAGTCGGTTAATATGAACCTCCTCCGCCTCGACCTCACCAAGGTTTGCCTCGACGTCCACCACGCCATGGATGCCGCAATCGGCACCGAAAAAACCTCATCCATCGCCACACGCCACGGCGCGTTTGCGGCGATAAATGCGGGGTTTTTTAGGTTGGATACGAGTATTTGGGCGGGTGACGCGGCGGGGCTATTAATGAGTCGGAGCAAATTGCTCAGTGAGCCTACAGCTGGTCGAACTGCTCTGGTACTTTACAATGGGCCGGAAACGACTGAGGCAGCATTCTATCGATTTGAGTATCGCGGATTTCTGATATTCGGCAAAAACGAGAGAATTTCGATTCTAGGTGCCAATCGCGAACGGAATGCAGAAGACCTGGTGCTTTTCACGCCTGAATTTCATCGAACCACTCTTACAAGCGGCGTGGGTTTGGAGGTCAAATTCGTTAAGGACAAAGTTGTTGAAATTGGGAATCTAGTGGGCAACTCGAACATACCAGAAAATGGCTTTGTGCTGTCGGCATCAGGAAAATATCGAGCCGAGCTGTTGAAATTGAAAAGAAACCAGCGAGTGGTCCTCGCTTCAGGTCCGACTCCCGTTGAAGGCGAGCCGGTACCGTTGCCAATCAGCTTTGTTCAAGATGCCGTCGCCGGCGTTCCGCGGCTAATCAAAAATGGCCGTGTAGACATCACATGGGAGCAGGAAAAGACTTCCAAATCGTTTGTCGAGACGCGGCATCCGCGCACGGCGGTGGCGAAGCTCAAGGATGGCAAGTTTTTGATGATTACGGTTGATGGCCGGAGCGAGGCGAGCGGCGGGATCGGTTTGCCGGACCTCGCGGAATATCTACTTAGTCTCGGCGCGACCGACGCGATGAATCTTGACGGCGGCGGCTCGACGACGATGTTTGTGGATGGAAAGGTCGTAAATAAACCGTCTGACAAAGAAGGTGAACGAAAGGTGAGTGACGCGATCCTTGTGACGCTCAGGACCAAAAAGAAATAAGAGCGAGCCTCGACTACGCGTCTACATACTATTTTTACTTGGCAATTTCCGGCTTGGTCTGCGGCTCTATCCTAAAGATAAATCGCTTCAATTCGCGTTTATAAAATCGGTAATACGCAGAATATTTATAGTCAACATCTCCGATCTTCACCGATTGGCCGCCGTAGTTGAATATCGTTTCTTTATCATTTACGGATTGGCCATCGGGTTCGCCCTTACGTTTGATCACATCTTTCGGTCCGATCATGTTGCTGCGGCCGACGTTCGGAACACCGACGATCAATGCCAACGCAAGGCCTTTGCCGGTTTGCCGGAATCCGATGAATATTCCCGATTCGGTTACGAAATGGCCAATGTCCTTTAGAAAGAAGTGCCGCTCCTGATAAGATTCGCCGACACCAAAAACCTCGATCTCAGTAACGAAATACGGATCTTCGACCGAGGCTGCGGTCACCTTCATCACGGTAGTTCCGCGGCCGTTGTAAAAATAGTACTTCGGCAGCCCGCCTTCGTCGGTTCGCGGCTGATAAATGCCGAGAAACTTCTTACCTGAATCGCGGTCACCGAGCGTCAATCCGGCGACGCTGAGTTCCGGCATCTTCGTTCTCGTTTCCTGCGCCGATCCCGTGGAGATATACCAGGTAACGAGCAATAAAGCGGCGGCGAAAACCTTTCGAAATGGAATGTCTCTCATTATAAGATCTCCTTTTTGCCAATCTGGCCTCAATACTGTGCGCCGCTAGAGTATTATAAACAAAGTTTAACACACACGACGTCGCCATTTCAATCACAAAGCGGATGATCCGATTGAACGACCTGCGACCGGTCAACCGTTTTGAGGTCGGGTGAACCGTACATTCGATTCGGAAAACATGGCGAATTGAGTTACTATTGCTGAAAAAATATCTTAGGAGGATGAATATTATGAAGCGATTTATGATGTCGGCAGTGCTGGCTATGTTTAGCCTTGCCTGCGGAGGCGGTGCCGGAGGCGGAGCCAAAGTGGATATCAAGGTCGGAGGCAAAGATACAAGTCTCGTGGTCAAAACCGACGGAACCTACCGATCGGTAAAGACCTTCACTGATATTAACGGGAAGATCACCACGGCTACTTCGTTTGACGTCTATTTGGCTAATTACGAAATGGATCCCACTAGCCCGATAACGATGCGAAAGCCGTTGACTGCGGCAGATCAGGTACGAGTGGCCCTTCATTTGGTTGGTGAAGAAGGTACTGATCGCCAGACAGACTTAAAACCGGGGATCTATAAGGCGGACGCCGGCAGCAAATTCATGAAAGTCGATTCGTTGATCGTTTCGACATTTGCTGACGGTAAAGAGGTGAACACAAGTTTTGACGCACAATCTAGCCAATCCAAGATCACCGGCCAGGTCGAAGTAAAGTCGGTCACGGCCGACTCGATCAGCGGCACTATTGACGTAACGGACGGCGATAAGAACGTGAAAGGCAGCTTTACCGCAAAGATCGCTGCAAAGAAATAGCTCGATCGAGCATAACAAGAGCCCGTCGGACAGCCGGCGGGCTCTTTTTCACTATTTTCTCAAACGCTAAATGGCTAAGACCAGGTCGCCTTCTTTCTCATCGACCAAGGCACTGCCGCCATCGGTAAGCTTGCCAAAGAGTATTTCGTTTGCGAGCGGCTGTTTGATCATTTCGTGAATGAGTCGTGACATCGGCCGGGCACCGTAGCGGGCATCAAAGCCGTTTTTGGCTAGCCATTCGCGTGCCTGTTCGGTGAGCTTGACCAGCACTCGTTTTTCGGCAAGCTGGCCGTTAAGTTCGTTGATAAATTTATCGACGATCAGCTTAATGACCTCCAGATCAAGCGG from Acidobacteriota bacterium includes the following:
- a CDS encoding phosphodiester glycosidase family protein, whose product is MVKIPAQDFKTLKPGVEYAEVTKEISGKSVNMNLLRLDLTKVCLDVHHAMDAAIGTEKTSSIATRHGAFAAINAGFFRLDTSIWAGDAAGLLMSRSKLLSEPTAGRTALVLYNGPETTEAAFYRFEYRGFLIFGKNERISILGANRERNAEDLVLFTPEFHRTTLTSGVGLEVKFVKDKVVEIGNLVGNSNIPENGFVLSASGKYRAELLKLKRNQRVVLASGPTPVEGEPVPLPISFVQDAVAGVPRLIKNGRVDITWEQEKTSKSFVETRHPRTAVAKLKDGKFLMITVDGRSEASGGIGLPDLAEYLLSLGATDAMNLDGGGSTTMFVDGKVVNKPSDKEGERKVSDAILVTLRTKKK